The Bradyrhizobium sp. WSM471 genome includes the window GGAGACATCGACGGCGCTTTCTGCTTCGGGCGGACGGGCTCAACGCGCGCGGGCGGCGAAATTTCCCTAGAACTAACGCCCCACTGGACTAGAGGCTATTGATATCCTCCATCTCCAGCACCTTTCGCGGATACCCCTCCCGCGCAACCCGGATCATGGCGCGGCCGATCTGCTCGGTCGAGGTGACGAGCCGCGACGAGAGCCGGCGCAGCACCGACCACAGTGGCCAACTTGCCCTATACACGGCCTGCACCCACGCCGTCTTGGAGCGGGCCCCGTGGAGCGGCTGGATCGCACCGGGCCGGAACATGTAGGCCGCCTTGAACGGCAGCTTGAGCAGATCGTTTTCGGTCTTGCCCTTGATCCGCGCCCACATCCGCGAACCCTGCTCGGTAGAATCAGTGCCGGCGCCCGTGACATAGACGAAGGTCATCTGCGGATTGAGCCGTGCCAGCGCGGCCGCCGCTGCGAGCGTGATGTCATAGGTCAGACGACGGTAGCGCTCCTCGCTCATGCCGATCGAGGAGACGCCGAGGCAGAAGAAGCAGGCGTCGAAGCCGGTGAGCTGCGCTTCGATCGCCGAGTAGTCCGTGAAATCGCCGT containing:
- a CDS encoding NAD(P)H-binding protein, with product MQIIIFGATGMVGQGVLRECLIDAGIDRVLVVGRSPTGVRHAKLTEITHGDFTDYSAIEAQLTGFDACFFCLGVSSIGMSEERYRRLTYDITLAAAAALARLNPQMTFVYVTGAGTDSTEQGSRMWARIKGKTENDLLKLPFKAAYMFRPGAIQPLHGARSKTAWVQAVYRASWPLWSVLRRLSSRLVTSTEQIGRAMIRVAREGYPRKVLEMEDINSL